TTAAATTTTACTCTTGTTTCTTGCGCTGTTTGTTTGGCGCGCAGGTATTTTGAGACTATGATAAGAGACGGGGTTTCTTTAAAGTTTAAGGCTAACCCCTTAGCTTGCTTAAGCCCATTTTTAGTTAAGGGATTTTCCGACGGGGAGAAACCTTTCTTTCCGATATTGGCACAGCTTTCACCATGGCGGATAAACCAAATAGTCTTCTTCACTAAGATTGGGTTTTTACTTTATCTTTCTTTAAATGATTAATTCCTTTAACTACCAGAAAAATACAGACAGCTACGATAAAAAAATCAATTACCGTATTTATAAATAACCCGTAATTAAGAGTAACTGCGGGAATTGAAGCAGCAGGCGGCGTATTAATAACCGCTTCCTTAAGTATTAATTTTAGGTTCTTAAAATCAACCCCTCCGAGCAATACTCCTATCGGAGGCATTATTACATCGCCTACCAAAGAAGTAACTATTTTACTAAACGAAGCTCCTATCACAATGCCTACCGCCATATCAACAGCATCGCCCTTGACTGCAAACTCTTTAAATTCTTTTATTATGGACATAAATGCCTCCTTTTTCTTATTTTACCACGCCCCAACACAAAGGCAATTGATAAAAATCAATCTTCCATTACACTATATCTTTTTGAGAATATCCTTAGCGACTTTTTCACCTGACAATAACATCCCCCCAAAAATAGGTCCCATCCTGGGGCCCCCAATAACAGCGTTAGCGCACATCCCGCAGACATAAAAACCAGTGGCTGCCTTTTTAGAATTTCTTACAATTGCATCCTCTCCCGCATCCGCCCACATTGAATTCTCCCCCATAAGCTTGCCGGATTTTGTATTTAAACGGATACCGGATTTCTTCTCAATTATCCGCGCCACCTGAGCAGGATGCCCCGTAGCATCAACTACAAACTTTGAGCGTATTGTTATAGGGTCAACATGTAAACTTGCCATCTCAACCGCGGTCCAGTTTAACACCAAACCGCAGACTTTTTTCTTACGTATCATGACATCCTCGGCGCTAAAAAGGTTAAAGATCTTAAGGCCGGCTTTTACTGCCTTAGAGCAAATCGTGGATACTGCCTCAATAGAATCACAAAGATAATAGCCTTTTTCATATTCTCTTGTTTTAATCTGAAACTCGTCCAATATTTTCTTAGCCGACTCCTGAAAAACTATTTCATTAAACATTATCCCGCCGCCCCACATACCACCCCCAACCGAAAGTTTCTTCTCAAATAACACGACCCTGCTTCCAGCTTTTGCTAAATAATACCCGCAAACCATGCCTGCTGGCCCCGCGCCAACAATCGCCACATCAACGTCCAGCGCCTTTAAAAGCTTCTGGCTGTATGATTCAATTATGGCCCGAGAAATCTTTATCTCATCCAGTTTCACTTGTTTCCCCTTTCTTTGGGTGTTATCTTTATGTTTACGCCCCGCGCTTATTTGAATTGCGCGGGCGCATTGCTTTCTGCAACTACACCCGGCGCAATCTGATGCGCCGGTGTGTTGTCTTTCTGTTTACGCCCCGCGCTTATTTGAATTGCGCGGGCGCATTGCTTTCTGCAATGAAAAACCCTTATGCCAGATGCATAAGGGTTGACTACTTGGTTTTCCCTACGCTGGCATTATCCAGATCCCGACAAATTATAATTTGTCGGGATTTCGCCACTTGTCTTAAAGCAATGGCGAACAGGTTCATCGGGTAACTCCGTCTAACGGAGACTCTCAGGCTGCTTTACAGCCTCCCCTTATTTTTTCTCTTAACTTGCCTTTCCTTTCTTTAAACGGTTGATCCCTTTTACAACCATGAAAATGCAAAATGCGACAATAAAGAAATCAATTACCTTATTTATAAATAACCCGTAATTAAGAGTAATTGCGGGAATTGAAGCAGCAGGCGGCGTGTTAATAATCGCTTCTTTGAGGACTATCTTTAGGTTCTTAAAATCAACCCCTCCGAGCAATACTCCTATCGGAGGCATTATCACATCGCCCACCAAAGAAGTAACGATCTTACTAAATGAAGCCCCTATCACAATGCCAACTGCCATATCAACGGCATCACCCTTGGCTGCAAACTCTTTGAATTCTTTTATTATGGACATAGGCGTCTTTTTTGCTCAGAATACCAAATTAATTTTATGGCTATTTACTAAGCAACTCACTTATCTTTACCAACAGCTCTTCAAAACTGCAAGGCTTATTGATAAAATAACAATTCTCTAATTCGGACAGACGCTTTTCAACCCCCTCGCTATTAAAGTCTTTAGCAGTCATAAAAATAATAGGGATTGATTCTGAACCGCTCTGCTGCCTAATACTAGAAGCGACAGAAAATCCATCTATATCACCCAACATGATATCAAGCACTGCCGCATCAGGAAGATGCTCCTTGCACTTTCTAAGGGCCTGATCGCCATTAAGAGCAGTAATTACTTCAAAGCCGCTCTGAATAAATTT
This genomic window from Candidatus Omnitrophota bacterium contains:
- a CDS encoding response regulator transcription factor, which gives rise to MKKKILIADDEIDVVEILEKKFIQSGFEVITALNGDQALRKCKEHLPDAAVLDIMLGDIDGFSVASSIRQQSGSESIPIIFMTAKDFNSEGVEKRLSELENCYFINKPCSFEELLVKISELLSK
- the mscL gene encoding large-conductance mechanosensitive channel protein MscL codes for the protein MSIIKEFKEFAAKGDAVDMAVGIVIGASFSKIVTSLVGDVIMPPIGVLLGGVDFKNLKIVLKEAIINTPPAASIPAITLNYGLFINKVIDFFIVAFCIFMVVKGINRLKKGKAS
- a CDS encoding sulfide-dependent adenosine diphosphate thiazole synthase, which produces MKLDEIKISRAIIESYSQKLLKALDVDVAIVGAGPAGMVCGYYLAKAGSRVVLFEKKLSVGGGMWGGGIMFNEIVFQESAKKILDEFQIKTREYEKGYYLCDSIEAVSTICSKAVKAGLKIFNLFSAEDVMIRKKKVCGLVLNWTAVEMASLHVDPITIRSKFVVDATGHPAQVARIIEKKSGIRLNTKSGKLMGENSMWADAGEDAIVRNSKKAATGFYVCGMCANAVIGGPRMGPIFGGMLLSGEKVAKDILKKI
- the mscL gene encoding large-conductance mechanosensitive channel protein MscL; translation: MSIIKEFKEFAVKGDAVDMAVGIVIGASFSKIVTSLVGDVIMPPIGVLLGGVDFKNLKLILKEAVINTPPAASIPAVTLNYGLFINTVIDFFIVAVCIFLVVKGINHLKKDKVKTQS